One genomic window of Cellulophaga sp. Hel_I_12 includes the following:
- a CDS encoding phosphoadenosine phosphosulfate reductase family protein — protein MNFTTAQVKDLNIQLRGIPPVEIISWALQYAKKAVITTNFRPYEVAILHAVSDVQHDIPVIWCDTGYNTPNTYTHADELIEKLKLNVKLYVPKQTTAHRNALMGIPSIEDPKHSIFTEQVKLEPFKRAMAEWKPDVWFTNLRQGQTALRDTLDILSVGKDGVLKVSPFYYWSDAQLDAYLKEHKLPNEHKYYDPTKVLENRECGLHT, from the coding sequence ATGAATTTTACAACAGCACAAGTGAAAGATTTAAACATACAATTGAGAGGAATTCCACCAGTAGAAATTATTTCCTGGGCATTGCAATACGCAAAAAAGGCAGTCATTACGACCAATTTTAGACCTTATGAAGTAGCAATTTTGCATGCCGTTTCAGATGTGCAGCATGATATTCCAGTAATTTGGTGCGACACGGGGTACAATACGCCAAACACCTATACCCATGCTGATGAATTAATTGAAAAATTAAAACTGAATGTAAAATTATATGTCCCAAAACAAACCACAGCACACCGCAATGCGCTCATGGGCATCCCGTCTATAGAAGATCCAAAGCACAGTATTTTTACAGAGCAGGTGAAATTAGAACCTTTTAAAAGAGCCATGGCAGAATGGAAACCTGATGTTTGGTTTACCAACTTACGGCAAGGGCAAACTGCTTTGCGAGATACCTTAGATATATTAAGTGTTGGTAAAGATGGTGTCTTAAAAGTAAGTCCTTTTTACTACTGGTCAGACGCACAACTAGACGCCTACCTGAAAGAACATAAATTACCCAACGAACACAAATATTATGATCCCACAAAGGTTTTAGAAAATAGAGAGTGTGGATTGCACACCTAA
- a CDS encoding sulfate adenylyltransferase subunit 1 — MEVLKIATAGSVDDGKSTLIGRILYDTKSLTSDKLEAIEKTSKQKGYDYLDFSLATDGLVAEREQGITIDVAHIYFSTAKKSYIIADTPGHVEYTRNMVTGASTSQAAIILIDARKGVIEQTNRHFFINNLLRVKDVVVAINKMDLVDFSEERYAEIKADFSVLMGKRDYQDQQITFIPVSALKGDNVVHKSENMTWYKGQTLLEHLEDLDMAAVSNVGTPRFPVQYVIRPKTEDFHDFRGFAGKVYGGELSVGDEVVALPSQTKSKIKEIYFYDKKYQTASRRSSVTITLEDEINVSRGDMLVKVDDLPTIDKQFTATISWMDSEKLQAGNKYVVQHGVHKVLAKVDAIHHKINPDYSGIDKGVNALGMNDIAEVSFKLNKAIFFDAFKKHRTNGSFILIDTKSNSTVGAGFIITPTERI; from the coding sequence ATGGAAGTATTAAAAATAGCAACAGCCGGAAGTGTCGATGATGGGAAAAGTACCTTAATTGGTCGAATCCTGTATGATACCAAATCACTTACCAGTGATAAACTAGAAGCTATAGAAAAAACAAGTAAACAAAAAGGCTACGATTACCTCGATTTTTCTTTAGCTACAGATGGTTTGGTGGCAGAACGTGAACAAGGAATTACGATTGATGTAGCGCATATTTACTTCTCGACGGCAAAAAAAAGTTACATCATTGCTGATACGCCGGGTCACGTGGAATACACAAGAAACATGGTAACTGGGGCTTCTACATCACAAGCAGCCATTATTTTAATTGATGCACGCAAAGGAGTCATAGAGCAAACCAACCGTCATTTTTTTATTAATAATTTACTACGAGTTAAAGATGTCGTAGTGGCGATTAATAAAATGGACTTGGTTGATTTTTCTGAAGAACGTTACGCTGAAATTAAAGCCGACTTTTCAGTATTAATGGGAAAAAGAGATTACCAAGATCAGCAGATCACTTTCATTCCCGTCAGTGCATTAAAAGGTGATAATGTGGTTCATAAATCTGAAAATATGACCTGGTACAAAGGTCAAACTTTATTGGAACATTTGGAAGATTTAGATATGGCGGCAGTCTCTAATGTAGGAACACCAAGATTCCCTGTGCAATATGTCATCCGACCCAAAACAGAAGATTTTCACGATTTTAGAGGATTTGCAGGTAAGGTGTATGGAGGCGAATTAAGTGTAGGTGATGAAGTTGTTGCGCTACCCTCTCAAACAAAATCAAAAATCAAGGAGATTTACTTCTATGATAAAAAATATCAAACGGCATCTCGGCGTTCTTCGGTGACCATTACCTTAGAAGATGAAATCAACGTAAGTCGTGGTGATATGTTGGTAAAAGTAGATGATTTACCGACCATCGATAAACAATTTACAGCTACTATTTCTTGGATGGATTCAGAGAAATTGCAAGCGGGAAATAAATATGTTGTGCAACACGGAGTCCATAAAGTTTTAGCAAAAGTAGATGCCATTCATCATAAAATTAATCCTGATTATTCGGGGATTGATAAAGGGGTGAATGCCTTAGGAATGAATGATATCGCTGAGGTAAGCTTTAAACTCAACAAAGCAATTTTTTTCGATGCCTTTAAAAAACATCGCACCAATGGTTCTTTTATTCTGATCGATACGAAATCGAACAGCACTGTCGGAGCAGGGTTTATAATAACCCCCACAGAGAGAATTTAA
- a CDS encoding Rrf2 family transcriptional regulator, which produces MLSKKTKYGLKALTFLAKQEPKKPIQIVEIAHAENISQKFLETILLSLRKSGFLGSKKGKGGGYYLIKEPKEIQMTAIMRVLEGPIAMVPCVSLNFYETCDDCPDENSCGVHKLMLQVRDANLEVYKNTTLFDLVS; this is translated from the coding sequence ATGCTTTCAAAAAAGACAAAATACGGCTTAAAAGCACTTACGTTCTTGGCAAAACAAGAGCCGAAGAAGCCAATTCAAATCGTTGAGATTGCTCATGCGGAGAATATTTCTCAGAAATTTTTAGAAACTATCTTATTGTCTTTGCGCAAATCTGGCTTTTTAGGAAGTAAAAAGGGTAAAGGCGGTGGTTATTATTTAATCAAAGAGCCCAAAGAAATTCAAATGACTGCTATCATGCGCGTCTTAGAAGGACCTATTGCCATGGTACCCTGCGTAAGTCTTAATTTTTACGAAACCTGCGACGACTGTCCTGACGAAAATAGCTGCGGTGTACATAAATTAATGCTTCAAGTTAGAGATGCAAATTTAGAAGTCTATAAAAACACCACGCTTTTCGATTTAGTTTCTTAA
- a CDS encoding DUF2061 domain-containing protein — protein sequence MITEQLVGAKQKSKSTYETDKSSEKPIRSIAKAVSWRIIGTLDTLLISYILTGKIALAASIASIDFITKMVLYFFHERLWNKVSWGK from the coding sequence ATGATTACAGAGCAATTAGTTGGTGCCAAACAGAAATCAAAAAGTACTTATGAAACCGATAAAAGTTCCGAAAAACCAATTCGCAGTATTGCCAAAGCGGTAAGTTGGAGAATTATAGGCACTTTAGACACCCTTTTAATTTCCTACATACTTACAGGTAAAATTGCCTTAGCAGCTTCAATAGCTTCCATAGATTTTATAACAAAAATGGTTCTATATTTTTTCCATGAAAGACTATGGAATAAAGTAAGTTGGGGCAAATAA
- a CDS encoding HEPN domain-containing protein: MKSFRTEIENPVVEKDIVDLANKIEQFKNGKLDEEKFRSLRLARGVYGQRQPGVQMIRIKLPYGKVSSHQLRKISDVSEEYSIGRLHITTRQDIQIHYVDLNRTPELWAELEKSDVTIREACGNTVRNVTASETAGIDVDEPFDVSPYAQALFEYFLRNPISQELGRKFKVSFSASDADTGLSYMHDLGFIAKIEKGIRGFKVMLGGGLGSQPRHADELYSFLSTDKIIPMMEGVVRVFDRYGERKSRAKARLKFLLKDLGLDGFKSLLEEEQVSVPIKTFPIDAEGYPQPEMVTIQAPKVTLKDQTAFDNWKASNVIRQKQKDYVAIGIKVFLGDFYLKEARALADLVETYAASEIRLSLRQNILIPYVKEELLPFFYTELQKLGFAEIGYNKAVDITACPGTDTCNLGIASSTGIAAELERMMKEEYPDYSNNPDVVIKISGCMNACGQHNMANIGFQGMSVRTKDKLVAPALQVLLGGGNIGNGDGKFADKVVKIPSKRGPEALRIILNDFDANGGALSYPDYYAEKEQMYFYDLLKHLTDVDHLTPSDFIDWGTSEDYVQAIGVGECAGVVIDLIATLLFESEEKIDNAESCLVEQKWAASIYHSYSAMVNTAKAMLTMENVKTNTHISIIKDFDEKFVETERILVENGFENLALQINKKKPTEAFARQYLKDTKEFLHKVQVFRTQELAEVAL, from the coding sequence ATGAAAAGTTTTAGAACAGAAATAGAAAATCCAGTAGTAGAAAAAGATATCGTTGATCTAGCCAATAAAATTGAACAATTCAAAAATGGTAAGCTTGATGAAGAGAAATTTAGAAGTTTACGCTTAGCACGTGGCGTTTATGGACAGCGTCAACCCGGTGTGCAAATGATTCGTATAAAATTACCTTACGGTAAAGTTTCTTCGCATCAATTACGTAAAATTTCTGATGTTTCCGAAGAATATTCCATCGGTCGTTTGCATATTACCACACGTCAAGATATTCAGATTCACTATGTAGATTTAAATAGAACACCCGAATTATGGGCAGAATTAGAAAAATCAGATGTTACCATTCGTGAAGCTTGTGGTAACACGGTGCGCAATGTTACAGCCAGTGAAACAGCCGGGATTGATGTGGATGAACCCTTTGATGTGTCGCCTTATGCACAGGCCTTATTTGAGTATTTTTTGCGAAACCCTATCAGTCAAGAATTAGGACGAAAGTTTAAAGTATCATTTTCGGCTAGTGACGCAGACACGGGACTTTCGTATATGCACGATTTGGGTTTTATTGCTAAAATAGAAAAGGGAATTCGCGGTTTTAAAGTGATGTTAGGTGGTGGCTTAGGGTCACAACCTCGCCACGCTGATGAACTTTATTCTTTTTTGTCCACCGACAAAATAATTCCAATGATGGAAGGCGTAGTTCGCGTTTTTGATCGCTATGGTGAACGAAAAAGTAGAGCTAAAGCACGTTTAAAATTCTTGCTTAAAGATTTAGGTTTAGACGGATTTAAAAGCTTACTAGAAGAAGAACAAGTATCAGTTCCCATTAAAACTTTTCCTATTGATGCAGAAGGGTATCCGCAACCTGAAATGGTCACTATTCAAGCCCCAAAAGTGACACTTAAAGACCAGACAGCTTTTGATAATTGGAAAGCATCTAACGTAATTCGGCAGAAACAAAAAGATTATGTCGCTATCGGGATAAAGGTGTTCTTGGGTGATTTTTATTTGAAAGAAGCACGTGCCTTGGCCGATTTAGTGGAAACCTATGCAGCTTCAGAAATAAGATTGAGCTTAAGACAAAATATTTTGATTCCTTATGTGAAAGAAGAATTACTTCCCTTTTTCTATACCGAACTTCAAAAACTAGGTTTTGCCGAAATCGGATATAATAAAGCTGTTGATATTACTGCCTGCCCCGGAACAGATACCTGTAATTTAGGCATTGCCAGTAGCACCGGTATTGCTGCAGAGTTAGAGCGTATGATGAAAGAAGAATATCCTGATTATAGCAATAATCCTGATGTTGTCATTAAAATTAGTGGCTGTATGAACGCTTGCGGCCAGCACAATATGGCAAATATTGGTTTTCAAGGAATGTCTGTCCGAACTAAAGATAAGTTGGTAGCCCCGGCATTACAGGTATTGTTAGGCGGTGGTAATATTGGAAATGGAGACGGAAAATTCGCTGATAAAGTAGTAAAAATCCCTAGCAAAAGAGGTCCTGAAGCGCTCCGTATCATTTTAAATGATTTTGACGCTAATGGAGGTGCGTTAAGCTACCCGGATTATTACGCCGAAAAAGAGCAAATGTACTTCTATGATTTGTTGAAGCATTTAACCGATGTTGACCATTTAACACCAAGTGATTTTATCGATTGGGGAACTTCAGAAGACTATGTGCAAGCAATCGGCGTAGGAGAATGTGCCGGTGTAGTGATCGATTTAATTGCTACCTTATTATTTGAAAGTGAAGAAAAAATTGACAATGCTGAAAGTTGTTTGGTAGAACAAAAATGGGCGGCAAGTATTTATCACTCCTATTCGGCAATGGTGAACACGGCAAAAGCCATGCTAACGATGGAAAATGTAAAAACCAATACACACATCAGTATCATAAAAGATTTTGATGAAAAGTTTGTGGAAACCGAGCGTATTTTAGTCGAAAACGGATTTGAAAATTTAGCGCTTCAAATCAATAAGAAAAAACCCACAGAGGCTTTTGCACGGCAGTATTTGAAAGATACCAAAGAATTTCTGCACAAAGTACAAGTTTTTAGAACTCAAGAATTAGCAGAAGTAGCCCTCTAA
- the thrA gene encoding bifunctional aspartate kinase/homoserine dehydrogenase I produces MLHHIKINQYTNFGGVPQDINLSYQVFGPQLHSAPIVLVNHALTGNSDVAGKKGWWSALIGDGKCIDTKKYTVLAFNVPGNGYDGFVLENYKDFVAQDIAKLFLMGLEELHIKKLFALIGGSMGGGIAWEMMALHPNLSTHLIPVASDWKSTDWLIANCQIQEQFLVNSSQPVHDARMHAMLCYRTPASFKERFKRSTNEELQVFNVESWLTHHGAKLQERFQLSAYKLMNQLLKTIDITRTNKDVFTMIEQSMTNIHIIGVDSDLFFTATENKDTFKQLAQVNSNVTYGEIHSLHGHDAFLIEFQQMEQLLKGIFDENGKSQRIKILKFGGKSLANGEGLERVLTILSNKVHQGENIAVVLSARGKGTDQLEAILKKAVKGKDYIKEFNAFKTYQQNDYNVDLDQEFSTLEKLFDGVALLGDYSAKIKDQVLAFGELISGKVVTALLNEKGIKAQLVDTRNFIKTDANFGDAKVLEALSKENIVRAYAKFKADLIPIFTGFIASNIDNETTTLGRNGSNYSAALLANFLDAGELQNYTHVDGIFTANPDYVPDAKQIEQLSYSEANELANFGATILHAKTIIPLIEKNIPLRILNTFKDDNKGTLISAKSNKEGIKSLSVIENVALVNLEGRGLLGKVGVDARVFKTLSANNISVNIISQGSSERGLGFVVDAHKALKAKEVLLEEFSADFETKDVNMITVTSDVSVISIVGQDLSSFHKPFNELIKNQIIPLLFNNTVTGKNVSLVVRRSDLYKALNVMHGQVFGMSKKVNIAIFGHGNVGGTLIDQILTSAANIEERKGIQLNIFAVANSKKVLLNKKGISKNWKVNLAENGIAYSLDTIFEFAKEHHLENLIAVDNTASKTFVSSYQTMIANGFDLVSSNKIANTLSFNFYQELRAELLKNQKQYLYETNVGAGLPLIDTIKLLHLSGENITQIKGVFSGSLSYIFNTFSEVDRSFSAILKEAMEKGFTEPDAREDLSGNDVGRKLLILARELDLSNEFLDISIQNLIPANLRDVKLSEFKNKLGDLDAIFNKIKKDQKPNHVLRYVGDLSGDLQKEKGNLEVKLISVPKESALGQVKGSDSIIEIYTESYGEHPLVIQGAGAGAAVTARGVFGDILRIIEKA; encoded by the coding sequence ATGTTACATCATATAAAAATAAATCAATACACCAATTTCGGTGGTGTTCCTCAAGATATTAATTTGTCTTATCAAGTTTTTGGACCGCAACTACATAGTGCACCCATTGTTTTGGTGAATCATGCCTTGACAGGTAATTCTGATGTTGCGGGCAAAAAAGGCTGGTGGTCTGCTTTAATTGGTGACGGAAAATGTATCGACACCAAAAAATATACGGTACTTGCTTTTAATGTTCCAGGGAATGGCTATGATGGTTTTGTGTTAGAGAATTACAAAGATTTTGTAGCTCAAGATATCGCAAAACTCTTTTTAATGGGCCTAGAAGAACTGCATATCAAAAAGCTTTTTGCTCTTATTGGTGGTTCTATGGGGGGTGGAATCGCTTGGGAAATGATGGCCTTACATCCTAACCTTAGCACACATTTAATTCCGGTAGCTTCTGATTGGAAATCTACCGACTGGTTAATTGCCAATTGTCAAATTCAAGAACAATTTTTAGTAAACTCTAGTCAACCTGTCCATGATGCGAGGATGCATGCGATGTTGTGTTACCGAACACCAGCCTCTTTCAAGGAGCGTTTTAAACGCAGTACAAACGAAGAATTACAAGTTTTTAATGTAGAAAGTTGGCTGACACACCATGGTGCTAAATTGCAAGAACGCTTTCAGCTTTCTGCCTATAAATTAATGAATCAGTTGTTAAAGACTATTGATATTACACGCACTAATAAAGATGTCTTTACTATGATTGAACAGAGTATGACCAACATCCATATCATCGGAGTCGATTCTGATTTGTTTTTTACGGCTACTGAGAATAAAGATACTTTTAAGCAATTAGCGCAGGTAAATAGTAATGTTACGTACGGAGAGATTCATTCCCTCCATGGGCATGATGCCTTTTTAATTGAGTTTCAGCAAATGGAGCAATTACTCAAAGGTATTTTTGATGAAAACGGAAAAAGTCAACGTATAAAAATCTTAAAATTTGGAGGAAAATCCTTGGCAAATGGGGAAGGATTAGAACGGGTACTTACTATACTTAGTAACAAAGTACATCAAGGAGAAAACATAGCTGTGGTTTTATCGGCGCGAGGTAAAGGCACAGACCAGTTAGAAGCTATTTTAAAGAAAGCGGTAAAAGGTAAAGATTATATAAAAGAGTTCAATGCCTTTAAAACCTATCAGCAAAACGACTATAACGTTGATCTAGATCAAGAATTTTCTACCTTAGAAAAACTGTTTGACGGTGTAGCACTTTTAGGAGATTATAGTGCAAAAATTAAAGATCAAGTATTGGCTTTTGGAGAATTAATTTCAGGAAAGGTAGTCACGGCCTTATTGAATGAAAAAGGAATTAAAGCCCAATTAGTAGATACACGTAATTTTATAAAAACGGATGCTAATTTTGGTGATGCCAAAGTGTTAGAAGCTCTTTCAAAAGAAAACATAGTTCGCGCATATGCCAAATTTAAAGCCGACCTTATTCCTATTTTTACTGGGTTTATAGCATCAAATATTGATAATGAAACCACTACACTAGGGCGTAATGGAAGCAATTATTCGGCCGCTTTATTAGCTAATTTTTTAGATGCTGGCGAACTTCAGAATTATACCCACGTGGATGGAATATTTACTGCAAATCCAGATTATGTGCCCGATGCCAAACAAATTGAACAATTATCCTATAGCGAAGCGAATGAACTAGCCAATTTTGGAGCGACTATTTTACATGCTAAAACCATCATTCCATTAATTGAAAAAAACATCCCACTACGGATTTTAAATACTTTTAAAGACGATAATAAGGGAACTTTAATAAGCGCAAAATCTAATAAAGAAGGTATTAAATCTTTATCTGTCATTGAAAATGTAGCTTTAGTTAATTTGGAAGGTCGTGGATTACTAGGTAAAGTTGGGGTCGATGCACGAGTTTTTAAAACACTTAGTGCCAATAATATTAGCGTCAATATTATTTCTCAAGGATCTTCGGAACGTGGACTTGGTTTTGTCGTAGATGCCCATAAAGCTTTGAAGGCAAAAGAAGTATTGTTAGAAGAATTTAGCGCTGATTTTGAAACGAAAGATGTAAATATGATTACCGTAACGAGTGATGTGTCTGTGATATCTATCGTGGGTCAAGATTTAAGCTCGTTTCATAAGCCTTTTAATGAACTGATAAAAAATCAGATTATTCCTTTGCTATTTAACAATACGGTTACAGGTAAAAATGTGAGTTTGGTGGTACGTCGAAGCGATTTATACAAAGCTTTAAACGTCATGCACGGTCAGGTTTTTGGGATGAGTAAAAAGGTAAATATTGCCATTTTTGGTCATGGAAACGTGGGTGGAACACTAATTGATCAAATCTTAACATCGGCGGCAAATATCGAGGAACGAAAAGGGATTCAGCTCAATATTTTTGCGGTTGCGAACTCTAAAAAAGTACTCCTAAACAAAAAAGGAATTTCTAAAAACTGGAAAGTTAATCTTGCAGAAAACGGAATAGCATATAGCTTAGATACCATTTTTGAATTTGCTAAAGAACATCATTTAGAGAATTTAATCGCAGTAGATAATACGGCAAGTAAAACTTTTGTAAGCTCATACCAAACCATGATTGCTAATGGTTTTGATTTGGTTTCGTCGAACAAAATAGCAAACACCTTAAGCTTTAATTTCTATCAAGAATTAAGAGCTGAATTATTAAAAAATCAGAAACAATATTTATACGAAACTAATGTAGGAGCAGGCTTACCCTTAATTGATACTATTAAACTATTGCATTTGTCCGGTGAAAATATCACTCAAATAAAAGGCGTATTTTCAGGCTCTTTAAGTTATATTTTCAATACTTTTTCAGAGGTTGACAGATCATTTTCTGCTATTTTAAAGGAAGCCATGGAAAAAGGATTCACTGAACCTGATGCACGCGAGGACCTTTCAGGAAATGATGTAGGTAGAAAATTATTGATTTTAGCTCGGGAATTAGATTTAAGCAACGAATTTTTAGATATTTCTATTCAAAATTTAATTCCAGCGAACTTAAGAGATGTTAAGCTATCCGAATTCAAAAATAAATTAGGGGATTTAGATGCTATCTTTAATAAAATTAAAAAAGACCAAAAACCAAATCACGTATTGCGCTATGTTGGTGATTTGTCGGGTGATTTGCAAAAAGAAAAAGGCAATTTAGAAGTCAAACTAATTTCTGTACCTAAAGAAAGTGCCTTAGGCCAAGTAAAGGGTTCGGATTCGATCATCGAAATTTACACTGAATCTTATGGAGAGCACCCACTAGTAATTCAAGGGGCTGGGGCAGGAGCAGCCGTTACAGCTCGTGGAGTTTTTGGTGATATTTTAAGGATTATTGAGAAGGCTTAA
- a CDS encoding PLP-dependent aspartate aminotransferase family protein, with protein sequence MKKKFETEAIRTQTERSQFLEHSTPMYVTSSFVFEDAEDMRASFNEEKERNIYSRYSNPNTNEFIEKVCKMEGAEAGFAFASGMAAVFSTFAALLNAGDHVVSARNVFGSTHSLFTNFLPKWNITSDYFEINDVASIEELIQPSTKIIYAESPTNPGVDILDLEELNKIAKKHQLILIIDNCFASPYLQQPIQFGADLVIHSGTKLMDGQGRVLAGITVGSADLIDKIYRFSRITGPALSPFNAWVISKSLETLAVRVDRHCENALLLAEFLEKHPKVNWVKYPFLKSHPMYEIAKKQMKAGGTVVAFEISGGLEAGRQFFDAIKLLSLSANLGDTRSIVTHPASTTHSKLTVQEREAVNITDGMVRVSVGLEHIDDIIQDINQALGV encoded by the coding sequence ATGAAGAAAAAATTTGAAACAGAAGCCATTAGAACACAAACAGAACGTTCACAATTTTTAGAACATTCTACCCCCATGTATGTAACTTCTAGTTTTGTTTTTGAGGATGCAGAAGATATGCGGGCTTCTTTTAATGAGGAAAAGGAGCGGAATATTTATTCACGGTACTCGAATCCAAATACGAATGAATTTATAGAAAAAGTGTGTAAAATGGAAGGTGCTGAAGCAGGTTTTGCCTTCGCATCAGGAATGGCTGCCGTTTTCTCCACTTTTGCTGCGCTTTTAAATGCCGGAGATCATGTGGTGTCAGCGCGTAATGTTTTTGGATCAACGCATAGTTTATTTACCAACTTTTTACCTAAATGGAATATTACTTCTGATTATTTTGAAATAAATGATGTGGCGAGTATTGAAGAACTCATTCAACCTAGCACCAAAATTATCTATGCAGAGTCGCCCACCAATCCTGGGGTTGATATTTTAGATTTAGAAGAGCTAAATAAGATCGCCAAAAAACATCAATTAATTTTAATCATTGATAATTGTTTTGCATCGCCATATTTGCAGCAACCCATTCAGTTTGGAGCTGATTTAGTGATTCATTCGGGGACCAAATTAATGGATGGTCAAGGACGGGTTTTGGCAGGAATTACTGTGGGAAGTGCGGACTTGATAGATAAAATATATCGCTTTTCAAGAATTACGGGTCCAGCTTTATCACCTTTTAATGCTTGGGTAATTTCTAAGAGTTTAGAAACTTTAGCTGTCAGAGTAGATCGCCATTGTGAAAATGCTTTACTATTGGCGGAATTTTTAGAAAAACATCCAAAAGTAAATTGGGTAAAGTATCCGTTTTTAAAATCACACCCTATGTACGAAATAGCTAAAAAACAAATGAAAGCGGGTGGTACTGTTGTTGCTTTTGAAATAAGTGGTGGATTGGAGGCAGGTAGGCAGTTTTTCGATGCCATTAAGCTTTTATCGCTTTCTGCAAACTTAGGAGATACCCGAAGTATTGTCACGCACCCAGCATCAACTACTCATAGTAAATTAACCGTTCAAGAAAGAGAAGCGGTAAATATTACGGATGGCATGGTACGTGTGTCTGTTGGCTTAGAACATATTGATGATATTATTCAAGATATAAATCAGGCTTTAGGCGTTTGA
- the cysD gene encoding sulfate adenylyltransferase subunit CysD, with product MKDTSHINPLENEAIYIFREVAAQFEKPVLLFSGGKDSITLVRLAQKAFWPAKIPFPLMHIDTGHNFPETIAFRDKLVNELGLELIVRHVQDAIDEGKVKEESGKYSSRNSLQTTTLLDAIEEFKFDACIGGARRDEEKARAKERIFSVRDDFGQWDEKNQRPELFDMLNGQIELGQNVRVFPISNWTELDVWSYIEKEDIEIPSIYFAHKRKIFLRDGLIWSHSAYVYQEDDEEVLERMVRFRTVGDMSCTAAVFSEASDIASVVREIRDSTISERGARIDDKRSEAAMEKRKQQGYF from the coding sequence ATGAAAGACACATCACATATAAATCCATTAGAAAACGAAGCTATTTACATCTTTAGAGAAGTAGCTGCGCAGTTTGAAAAACCTGTTTTATTATTTTCTGGCGGTAAAGATTCGATCACCTTAGTGCGATTAGCGCAAAAAGCCTTTTGGCCCGCTAAAATTCCGTTTCCTTTAATGCATATCGATACAGGGCATAATTTTCCTGAAACGATTGCTTTCCGTGATAAATTGGTCAACGAATTAGGCCTAGAACTTATTGTTCGTCATGTACAAGACGCCATAGATGAGGGGAAAGTAAAAGAAGAGTCAGGAAAATATTCAAGCCGAAATTCACTTCAAACGACCACCTTATTAGATGCTATTGAAGAGTTTAAATTCGATGCCTGTATTGGTGGTGCACGTCGAGACGAAGAAAAAGCCAGAGCTAAGGAACGTATTTTTTCGGTTCGTGATGATTTTGGGCAATGGGATGAAAAAAACCAACGCCCAGAACTTTTTGATATGCTAAACGGACAAATAGAACTAGGTCAAAATGTACGTGTTTTTCCCATTTCAAATTGGACAGAGCTTGATGTTTGGTCCTATATTGAGAAAGAAGACATCGAAATTCCATCTATTTATTTCGCTCACAAACGCAAAATATTTTTGAGAGACGGACTTATTTGGTCGCATTCGGCTTATGTATATCAAGAAGATGACGAAGAAGTATTAGAACGAATGGTTCGTTTTAGAACGGTGGGTGATATGAGTTGCACCGCAGCGGTATTTTCAGAGGCTTCTGATATTGCATCGGTCGTTCGGGAAATAAGAGATTCGACCATATCTGAGCGCGGGGCTCGAATAGATGATAAGCGCTCGGAAGCGGCTATGGAAAAAAGAAAACAACAGGGGTACTTTTAA